A portion of the Ferrimonas lipolytica genome contains these proteins:
- a CDS encoding sigma-54 interaction domain-containing protein, with translation MMLYQLNGIELDLTQQRTLAKLGWQAVTDGHSDVALVSLQGQGESHVATSLKQAAATTKIALIEADDCNLASTALANGADDYLLLPIEPIQLEQLFVRLRKVHSNDGSFISVAPVSRQMMMLAQRAALVPATVLLTGESGVGKERVARYIHEQSPRAKHSFVSVNCAAIPDSMLEALLFGHVKGAFTNAYAEKMGKFEYANHGTLLLDEISEMSPMLQAKLLRVLQEREVERLGSHTAVKLDIKIIAATNKDLRQEVAAGRFRQDLFYRLDVLPLHIVPLRDRCEDILPIAQSLLGHYEMQYNAGQCQFSSAAKSALIAHSWPGNVRELDNRIQRALVMRHGASLQPSDLGLTTPKAAPVSTAKTIAKSKKQIEFQYIVDILKQQGGSRSRCAEELGITPRALRYKLAQMRDNGIDIDEQLKNVASF, from the coding sequence ATGATGCTATATCAACTAAACGGCATTGAACTTGATTTAACCCAACAGCGCACATTAGCGAAGTTAGGGTGGCAAGCAGTAACCGATGGTCACAGCGACGTTGCCTTGGTGTCACTGCAAGGCCAAGGTGAATCTCATGTTGCTACTAGCCTCAAACAAGCTGCTGCAACTACCAAGATCGCCTTGATTGAAGCCGACGACTGTAATTTAGCGAGCACCGCGCTGGCCAACGGCGCCGACGATTATCTGCTGCTGCCAATAGAGCCGATCCAGCTAGAACAGCTGTTTGTACGCTTGCGCAAGGTTCACAGCAATGACGGTTCGTTTATTTCGGTTGCTCCGGTGAGCCGACAGATGATGATGCTGGCGCAACGGGCTGCGTTGGTGCCAGCAACGGTACTGCTGACCGGTGAGAGTGGCGTCGGTAAGGAACGGGTGGCCCGTTATATCCACGAACAATCGCCGCGAGCGAAACATTCATTTGTAAGTGTCAATTGTGCCGCAATTCCAGACAGCATGTTGGAAGCGTTGTTATTTGGTCACGTTAAAGGTGCCTTTACCAACGCCTATGCTGAAAAAATGGGTAAGTTTGAGTACGCCAACCACGGAACTTTGCTGTTGGATGAGATCAGCGAGATGTCACCAATGTTACAAGCCAAACTGTTACGGGTATTGCAGGAGCGTGAGGTTGAGCGTCTAGGTAGCCATACGGCGGTGAAACTTGATATTAAGATCATCGCTGCGACCAACAAAGATCTGCGTCAAGAAGTGGCTGCAGGGCGCTTCCGCCAAGACCTATTTTACCGTCTCGACGTTTTGCCGCTGCACATCGTACCGTTAAGAGATCGTTGTGAAGATATCCTTCCCATCGCACAAAGTTTACTTGGCCATTATGAAATGCAGTACAACGCTGGCCAATGTCAGTTCAGCAGCGCAGCCAAAAGCGCACTGATTGCTCACAGTTGGCCCGGCAATGTCCGCGAGCTAGACAACCGCATTCAGCGAGCGCTAGTTATGCGCCATGGCGCGAGTCTACAGCCCAGTGATTTGGGGCTTACAACGCCCAAGGCGGCACCGGTGTCGACAGCAAAAACCATCGCTAAATCAAAAAAGCAGATCGAATTTCAATACATCGTCGACATACTGAAGCAGCAGGGCGGCAGCCGCAGTCGTTGCGCTGAAGAGCTCGGGATAACTCCTCGAGCACTGCGTTACAAGCTTGCTCAAATGCGCGACAACGGCATCGATATTGATGAACAACTCAAAAATGTTGCCAGCTTTTAA
- a CDS encoding OmpA family protein: MNIRLHNLISTFFMLFAVAINHAHALPLNVNIATDIDLARWDYHGSKFQCSLSHPVDGFGEYVLFNKAGYPSRLELHAQWLQQPESESPIEITFPAWQSKESVVPYQGALQWHANVASSEQQVELFLQALMRGWQWQTKVHAGDRQWQVVATNVNSSIAVEQFLNCQQQLLPRSFEQIRNIQFNLASGQVRINEQQQQELSAVAAYVDADPRITKVMVDAHTDSAGDSLENLVLSRARSDDVVEGLIAVGVPAAMIEARGHGDRYPIASNRTAAGMQLNRRVNVRLLLKGHQSVNDAGSEVDLRNTLSKPVDGAW, translated from the coding sequence ATGAATATACGACTTCACAATTTGATATCTACGTTCTTTATGCTGTTTGCCGTGGCAATCAACCATGCCCACGCTTTACCACTAAACGTCAACATAGCCACTGATATCGATTTGGCAAGGTGGGACTATCATGGCAGTAAGTTCCAATGCAGTTTGAGCCACCCTGTTGATGGTTTTGGGGAATATGTACTGTTCAATAAGGCTGGCTACCCATCTCGATTGGAGTTGCATGCGCAATGGTTGCAGCAGCCCGAATCCGAATCACCGATTGAGATTACCTTCCCTGCATGGCAGTCAAAGGAGTCGGTGGTGCCTTATCAAGGGGCACTGCAGTGGCATGCTAATGTGGCCAGCTCAGAGCAACAGGTCGAGCTATTCTTACAGGCTCTAATGCGTGGTTGGCAGTGGCAAACGAAAGTTCATGCCGGTGATCGCCAATGGCAAGTCGTTGCTACCAACGTCAACTCCAGTATTGCGGTAGAACAGTTTCTTAACTGCCAGCAACAGCTATTACCACGTTCGTTCGAGCAGATTCGCAATATTCAATTTAACCTGGCGTCAGGACAGGTGCGTATTAACGAGCAGCAGCAACAAGAACTGAGTGCTGTTGCTGCATATGTAGATGCTGATCCTCGAATTACCAAAGTGATGGTAGATGCGCACACCGATAGTGCAGGAGACTCGCTGGAGAATCTGGTGCTTAGTCGTGCACGCAGTGATGACGTTGTAGAGGGGTTAATCGCTGTCGGGGTTCCAGCTGCAATGATTGAAGCACGTGGCCACGGTGACCGCTATCCCATTGCGAGCAACCGCACTGCCGCAGGAATGCAGCTAAACCGTCGGGTCAATGTCCGTTTATTGTTGAAAGGGCACCAATCGGTAAATGATGCTGGTTCCGAGGTCGACTTGCGTAACACCCTAAGTAAACCTGTCGATGGAGCATGGTAA
- the parM gene encoding plasmid segregation protein ParM domain-containing protein, with product MNVLKFAIDDGSTNVKVCWLDNGQIKRLTSPNSFRKDWKSAALRQTNSVYNYLIGNTKYTYDATSDKALSTTHIAYQYDDQNLLAVHHALLQTGIAPQPVEIVVTLPITEYYNPDDCQKNEANIQRKKDNLMRAITLNKSELFQIVDVSVMPESLPAVLSTLVNSNVNPLTKSLVIDLGGTTLDMGVIAGEFDEVSDIYGNKEIGVSMVTDAAKKVLAAADSDASFLVANELVRRRTDTDFIEQVVNDETQIPRILQKLEEKIDELGTQVAYEAKKFCKNPHRVYLVGGGSSLIVDAISNAYPSLGDKVVQVDNAQTALAQEICIYHAAGAE from the coding sequence ATGAACGTGTTAAAGTTTGCAATTGATGATGGTTCGACAAATGTTAAAGTTTGCTGGTTAGATAATGGTCAAATTAAACGATTAACCTCACCAAATTCCTTTCGTAAAGATTGGAAGAGCGCAGCACTTCGACAAACCAATTCGGTATATAACTACCTGATAGGTAATACCAAATATACTTATGACGCCACCTCGGACAAGGCGCTGTCAACAACTCACATTGCCTACCAATACGATGATCAAAATCTCCTGGCGGTTCACCATGCGTTACTGCAAACCGGCATTGCCCCTCAGCCAGTAGAAATTGTGGTTACTCTGCCAATCACTGAGTACTACAACCCAGATGATTGTCAAAAGAACGAAGCCAATATCCAGCGCAAGAAAGACAACTTGATGCGCGCCATCACTTTGAATAAAAGTGAGCTTTTTCAGATTGTTGACGTTAGTGTCATGCCAGAGAGTTTACCTGCTGTGCTATCAACGTTGGTCAACTCTAACGTCAATCCACTAACCAAATCTTTAGTCATTGATCTGGGCGGTACCACGCTCGACATGGGGGTCATTGCTGGTGAGTTCGATGAAGTATCGGATATCTACGGCAATAAAGAGATTGGCGTTTCAATGGTTACCGATGCCGCCAAAAAAGTGCTAGCAGCAGCTGATAGCGATGCCAGCTTTTTGGTCGCGAACGAATTAGTCCGCCGCCGGACAGACACCGACTTCATCGAGCAAGTGGTTAATGACGAAACTCAGATCCCACGAATTTTGCAAAAGCTTGAAGAGAAAATTGATGAGCTAGGCACCCAAGTGGCTTACGAAGCCAAGAAGTTCTGTAAAAACCCACATCGCGTCTACTTAGTGGGTGGCGGCTCATCGTTGATTGTCGATGCGATTAGCAACGCCTACCCAAGCTTGGGCGATAAGGTGGTTCAGGTCGACAACGCTCAGACCGCGCTAGCGCAAGAGATTTGCATATACCATGCCGCTGGCGCTGAGTAG
- a CDS encoding FliM/FliN family flagellar motor C-terminal domain-containing protein: MNYQSYIDRGEHTSNYQKRSLILGDAAFTHQQQFWQQLSPTVLMALNQVMTPLQRLGYPEFSKASVANEHEVQKPTQMACWRLFAIYEQQQLIAILRVDPCSLMQLAGSYYGSKEFQWLSPLQPQPKPEQRQAKRIFSSVYEQLDSNYPRTNDIQVQPLGMLESDHFDGGVEFCVQWPDGCELPPLLLWLTPAFANRFYSDSSLVLPERSDFSRELKRKLEQVPITVEVELASITIPLHSLNELKQGDILPINLHQSSPISIAGRRLFSGQVHTQEDSMVVKIADE; the protein is encoded by the coding sequence ATGAATTACCAATCTTACATTGATCGTGGCGAGCACACGTCAAACTACCAAAAGCGAAGCCTGATCCTTGGCGACGCAGCATTTACTCACCAACAGCAATTTTGGCAACAGTTGAGCCCAACGGTGTTGATGGCATTAAATCAGGTAATGACGCCACTGCAACGCTTGGGCTATCCAGAGTTCTCTAAAGCCTCTGTAGCCAACGAGCACGAAGTACAAAAACCAACGCAGATGGCTTGTTGGCGTTTGTTTGCCATTTATGAACAGCAGCAATTGATCGCCATACTCCGGGTTGACCCATGCTCATTAATGCAACTTGCGGGCTCCTACTATGGCAGTAAAGAGTTTCAGTGGTTGTCTCCTTTGCAGCCGCAACCGAAACCGGAACAGCGCCAAGCAAAGCGGATATTTTCCAGCGTATATGAGCAACTAGACAGCAATTATCCACGTACCAATGACATTCAGGTTCAGCCACTGGGTATGCTTGAGTCCGATCACTTTGATGGTGGAGTTGAGTTCTGCGTTCAGTGGCCTGACGGTTGTGAGCTACCACCGTTGCTACTGTGGTTAACCCCCGCTTTTGCCAATCGGTTTTATTCAGACAGCTCATTGGTGTTGCCTGAGCGCAGCGATTTCAGTCGAGAGCTTAAACGAAAACTGGAGCAGGTTCCGATTACGGTAGAGGTTGAGTTGGCATCAATTACCATTCCACTGCACAGCCTGAATGAGTTAAAGCAAGGGGATATTTTGCCGATCAATCTCCATCAAAGCAGCCCAATTTCGATTGCTGGTAGACGCCTATTCAGCGGCCAAGTTCACACCCAAGAAGACAGCATGGTAGTAAAGATTGCAGATGAATAA
- a CDS encoding FliM/FliN family flagellar motor switch protein yields MNKTNSPMLMDDDDLLNDLLLGEETAPVDQSKADANIDAFPGLPITLSVEMARLAVPLAELKQLQSGDVLVLPEHQDSLMTLRVNNTAIGKAELGRQGDWLNIRLVKVAPSILQDDHE; encoded by the coding sequence ATGAATAAGACCAATTCACCAATGCTAATGGACGACGACGATCTGCTTAACGACCTGCTGTTAGGCGAAGAAACTGCACCAGTAGACCAAAGCAAAGCCGACGCTAACATCGATGCCTTCCCAGGTTTGCCCATTACTTTAAGCGTCGAGATGGCGCGGTTGGCTGTACCGCTAGCGGAACTTAAACAGTTGCAAAGTGGCGATGTATTGGTGCTGCCTGAGCATCAGGACTCGTTAATGACTCTGCGGGTGAATAATACCGCTATTGGCAAGGCCGAGCTTGGGCGCCAAGGTGATTGGCTCAACATTCGCCTGGTGAAAGTTGCTCCGTCGATTTTGCAAGATGACCATGAATAA
- the fliP gene encoding flagellar type III secretion system pore protein FliP (The bacterial flagellar biogenesis protein FliP forms a type III secretion system (T3SS)-type pore required for flagellar assembly.) encodes MNNIKTGLALALLLIAPTALADLSLPVLNLTNGDETQQVSIKLEILALMTILSLLPAMLLMLTSFTRIIVVLAILRQAIGLAQSPPNKVLVGLALVLTLAIMRPVGKAIYTDAVVPYDAGEISLVVAIERTEKPLRDFIQPNTRRSDVEQMLRISGESVSLQDDEVPLMVLVPAFVLSELKSAFQIGFLLFLPFLVIDLIVASVLMAMGMMMLSPLVISLPFKLMVFVLVDGWSMLSATLTASYWN; translated from the coding sequence ATGAATAACATTAAAACCGGTTTGGCGCTGGCATTACTGCTTATAGCACCAACGGCGTTGGCTGATCTATCACTGCCGGTGCTAAATCTCACCAATGGCGACGAGACTCAGCAAGTCAGTATTAAGCTCGAGATCTTAGCGCTGATGACCATACTCAGCTTGCTACCAGCAATGCTGCTCATGCTGACCAGTTTTACTCGTATCATCGTCGTATTAGCCATTTTGCGCCAAGCTATTGGTTTGGCGCAGTCGCCACCGAATAAAGTTTTGGTTGGGCTAGCGCTGGTTCTTACCCTCGCCATTATGCGTCCAGTCGGTAAGGCTATCTATACCGATGCGGTGGTTCCCTATGATGCCGGTGAGATTTCCTTAGTGGTTGCGATTGAGCGCACTGAAAAGCCGTTACGAGACTTTATCCAACCGAATACTCGCCGCAGTGATGTCGAGCAGATGCTGCGGATCTCCGGTGAATCGGTATCGTTGCAAGATGATGAGGTTCCGCTGATGGTATTGGTGCCAGCCTTCGTTCTCAGTGAGCTCAAGTCCGCTTTCCAAATTGGCTTTTTGTTATTCCTGCCGTTCTTAGTGATCGACCTCATCGTTGCCAGTGTGTTGATGGCCATGGGAATGATGATGTTATCGCCGTTGGTGATCTCACTACCATTCAAGCTAATGGTATTTGTGCTGGTCGACGGCTGGTCGATGTTATCGGCAACGCTTACCGCCAGTTATTGGAACTAG
- a CDS encoding flagellar biosynthetic protein FliQ, translated as MTDLSLTSVFSDAIIVVIKAVSALVIPGLLLGVLIAVFQAATQVNEQTLSFLPKLILTLAVLLLCGQWLLGLIIDFFNFLFFNIPNLIS; from the coding sequence ATGACCGATCTAAGCCTTACCTCGGTATTTTCCGACGCCATTATTGTGGTAATAAAAGCCGTCTCTGCGTTGGTCATTCCCGGCTTACTCTTGGGTGTGCTGATTGCGGTATTTCAAGCGGCGACTCAGGTTAACGAACAAACCCTGAGCTTCCTGCCAAAGCTGATTTTGACCCTCGCAGTGTTACTGCTGTGCGGACAATGGTTGCTGGGATTGATTATCGATTTCTTTAACTTCCTGTTCTTCAACATTCCTAACTTGATTAGCTAA
- a CDS encoding flagellar biosynthetic protein FliR: protein MLELSVAQISAWIGLIWWPFCRIMGLFVVMPMMSSKHILIRVKLLLSLTIAVIAAPLMPQMPLVEAASVSAVLLSAEQVLLGVLMGFPLFLCLNILSVLGGILSMQMGLMMAIMNDPANGSSHALLGQWLILYGTLLFIGMDGPNVALQSLVMSFHSWPVGKGIFDFPLYELALQFSWLMAAALLTALPAVVAMLLVNLTFGVMNRAASSFNIFALGFPMAMLMGIGCLALLQQLLPMRYGDLTVQALEMLHLSIHP, encoded by the coding sequence ATGTTGGAGCTATCCGTTGCTCAAATCAGCGCCTGGATCGGCCTAATATGGTGGCCTTTCTGCCGTATTATGGGCCTGTTTGTAGTTATGCCGATGATGTCGAGCAAGCACATATTAATCCGGGTGAAGCTGCTGCTCAGCCTAACTATTGCGGTGATTGCGGCACCACTGATGCCACAGATGCCGCTCGTCGAAGCGGCTTCAGTCAGTGCGGTCTTGCTTAGTGCAGAGCAGGTGTTATTGGGCGTGTTAATGGGCTTCCCACTATTCCTGTGCCTCAACATTTTATCGGTATTGGGCGGAATCCTATCAATGCAGATGGGTTTGATGATGGCTATTATGAACGATCCCGCTAACGGCTCTAGCCACGCCCTGCTAGGTCAGTGGTTGATCCTCTACGGAACCTTACTATTTATCGGTATGGATGGGCCTAATGTTGCCTTGCAAAGCTTAGTGATGAGCTTCCATAGTTGGCCGGTCGGTAAAGGCATTTTTGATTTCCCATTGTATGAGCTCGCATTGCAATTCAGTTGGCTGATGGCAGCAGCACTACTGACCGCCCTACCCGCCGTGGTGGCGATGCTATTAGTGAACCTAACCTTCGGTGTGATGAACAGAGCAGCGTCTAGCTTCAACATCTTTGCATTGGGCTTTCCGATGGCGATGTTAATGGGGATTGGCTGCTTGGCATTACTGCAACAATTGTTACCGATGCGCTACGGCGATCTCACCGTGCAAGCGCTCGAAATGCTGCACCTAAGTATTCACCCCTGA
- a CDS encoding EscU/YscU/HrcU family type III secretion system export apparatus switch protein, with product MSDSSSSEKTEQPSRKKLEKANKQGQVPRSRDLTSGILLFTAPALFIVNGQSLLEQLGQFFSNNLIVTAEELRQPDVMAAHLVATIKSLITFLLQSALWLWVAAMLAAMLPKGPLFQISLLLPKFSKLNPINGLKKIVGSQSWVELGKSILKVTLFITVSVWYLLKVGPKLPMLVGLHPYQAIFSALAYVVEGIFVLAIAALLIGLIDLPYQLWKTTNDLKMTKQEVKDEHKQQEGKPEVKAKIRQLQQQMARSRASKALPHADVLVVNPEHYAVALKFDESRAEAPFVVTKGIDQVALYMRSLAPKYDLEIIEAPTLTRALYYSTRIEQQIPPALYRAVAQILSYVSQLQAARRGESNAPPPLIQPHIPAHLQTEPN from the coding sequence ATGAGTGATTCCAGCAGCAGCGAAAAAACAGAACAGCCCAGTAGGAAAAAACTGGAGAAAGCCAATAAGCAGGGGCAAGTTCCCCGTTCCCGTGATCTCACCAGTGGCATCCTCTTATTTACTGCGCCAGCTCTATTCATTGTCAACGGACAATCGCTGTTAGAACAATTGGGGCAGTTTTTCAGCAATAACTTAATCGTTACTGCTGAGGAGTTGCGCCAGCCTGATGTGATGGCAGCCCATCTGGTCGCGACGATCAAATCACTGATTACGTTTTTACTGCAATCGGCACTGTGGCTATGGGTGGCGGCAATGCTAGCCGCAATGTTGCCTAAAGGACCGTTGTTTCAGATTAGCCTCCTGCTGCCCAAATTCAGCAAGCTAAACCCGATCAACGGTTTGAAGAAAATTGTTGGTAGCCAGTCTTGGGTCGAGCTAGGTAAATCGATATTAAAGGTAACTTTATTTATCACTGTCTCGGTGTGGTATCTATTGAAAGTGGGCCCTAAATTACCCATGTTGGTAGGCCTTCACCCTTATCAGGCCATCTTCTCAGCGTTAGCCTATGTGGTTGAAGGGATTTTCGTATTGGCAATTGCGGCCTTATTGATTGGATTAATCGATCTTCCCTACCAGTTATGGAAAACCACTAACGATTTAAAGATGACCAAGCAAGAGGTCAAAGATGAGCATAAACAACAAGAAGGCAAGCCAGAAGTAAAGGCTAAAATCCGCCAGCTGCAACAACAGATGGCACGCTCTCGAGCCAGTAAAGCGCTACCCCACGCCGATGTGTTAGTGGTTAATCCCGAACATTACGCGGTTGCGCTAAAGTTTGATGAAAGCCGCGCCGAGGCTCCCTTTGTGGTAACTAAAGGGATTGATCAAGTGGCGCTGTACATGCGTTCACTTGCGCCCAAATACGATCTCGAGATTATTGAGGCACCCACCTTAACCCGAGCACTGTATTACTCCACCCGAATTGAACAACAGATCCCGCCAGCGCTTTACCGTGCAGTTGCGCAGATCCTTAGCTACGTCAGTCAACTGCAGGCAGCTCGTCGAGGCGAATCGAACGCGCCACCACCACTAATTCAACCACATATACCAGCCCATCTACAAACGGAGCCAAACTGA
- the flhA gene encoding flagellar biosynthesis protein FlhA → MLKSLPLALKQNTNVIAVPLLLLAMLGMIILPIPSWLLDILFTFNIILAIMVLLVSVSVRRPLEFSLFPTVLLLATLLRLTLNVASTRVVLIEGHQGGDAAGKVIQAFGDVVIGGNYVVGAVVFLILMIINFVVITKGGERISEVSARFTLDALPGKQMAIDADLNTGAISQDQARQRRKDVTDEADFYGSMDGASKFVRGDAVAGLLILAINIIGGLCIGTMMYDLGIGEAFKVYGLLTIGDGLVAQIPSLLLATAAAIIVTRTSSAEDMPNQLQQQLLASPVALLSAAAVMTVIGIVPGMPTFVFLGFAAVLVFSAWRMGKQKNKVVPKEVKQKTEKLTEEAPAPTWDALPHVDLIELSVGYRLVHLVDRSKGAELVKRLTGVRRTLSEQVGFLLPEIRVRDNLGLAPNAYQIKMSGRMIATAELQPEKLMAIESGQLYGKLEGQITKDPAYGMPALWINPDNKARALNMGYSVVEHATVIATHISKVLRETTDQLLQHDDVSELNKRLAQIAPKLAESLGTALTPILQLKVYRLLLREGVPIGDIRAIATTLVESADNSKEPILLVADVRCALRANIVSQIAGSNKELQVTTLAPALEQALLAGLNHAQKAGKVSLDSFPVDQKTLQKLQQQMPELLKQNQQQAPILLVSPQLRPLISRYALAFAKGVHVLSYNEIPEDRNLLNQAQIN, encoded by the coding sequence ATGTTAAAATCACTGCCACTTGCGCTTAAGCAAAATACTAATGTGATAGCGGTTCCGCTGCTGCTATTGGCCATGCTGGGGATGATTATCTTGCCAATCCCAAGCTGGCTATTGGACATCCTGTTTACCTTCAATATCATTCTGGCAATTATGGTCTTGCTGGTATCGGTGTCGGTTCGACGGCCACTTGAGTTCAGCCTGTTTCCAACCGTATTGCTGTTAGCAACACTTCTGCGGTTAACACTCAACGTGGCGTCGACCCGAGTGGTGTTGATCGAAGGCCATCAAGGTGGTGACGCTGCAGGTAAGGTAATTCAAGCCTTTGGTGATGTGGTTATCGGTGGCAATTACGTCGTCGGTGCCGTTGTCTTCCTTATCTTGATGATCATTAACTTTGTGGTGATCACCAAAGGTGGCGAGCGCATATCTGAGGTAAGTGCACGATTCACCCTTGATGCTCTCCCCGGCAAACAGATGGCAATCGATGCGGATCTTAACACCGGCGCCATCAGCCAAGATCAGGCCCGACAGCGTCGCAAAGACGTTACCGATGAAGCGGATTTCTACGGTTCCATGGACGGTGCTTCTAAGTTCGTCCGTGGTGATGCAGTCGCGGGTTTATTGATCCTCGCTATCAACATCATCGGCGGCCTGTGCATCGGTACTATGATGTACGATCTTGGCATTGGCGAAGCGTTCAAGGTGTACGGTCTGTTGACCATCGGCGATGGTCTGGTGGCGCAGATCCCATCACTGCTGCTTGCGACCGCAGCAGCCATTATTGTTACCCGCACCTCAAGTGCGGAAGATATGCCTAACCAGCTGCAACAACAGTTGTTAGCATCGCCAGTTGCCTTACTTTCTGCCGCAGCAGTAATGACCGTCATCGGTATCGTACCGGGCATGCCTACCTTTGTTTTTCTCGGCTTCGCTGCGGTATTGGTGTTTTCCGCATGGCGAATGGGCAAGCAAAAGAACAAAGTGGTTCCAAAAGAGGTAAAGCAGAAAACTGAAAAGTTAACTGAAGAAGCTCCAGCACCAACTTGGGACGCTCTTCCTCATGTGGACTTAATTGAGCTCAGCGTCGGTTATCGCTTAGTTCACTTGGTTGATCGCAGCAAGGGGGCCGAACTGGTTAAGCGACTTACCGGCGTGCGTCGTACTCTATCTGAGCAGGTCGGCTTCCTTCTGCCAGAGATCCGTGTGCGCGATAACCTTGGTTTAGCACCAAATGCCTACCAAATTAAGATGAGCGGCCGGATGATAGCCACTGCGGAATTGCAACCAGAGAAGTTAATGGCTATTGAAAGTGGCCAACTGTACGGCAAGCTTGAGGGACAAATCACCAAGGATCCTGCCTATGGCATGCCAGCGCTATGGATTAATCCAGACAATAAAGCACGCGCGTTGAACATGGGCTACTCGGTAGTTGAACACGCCACCGTAATTGCCACTCACATCAGTAAGGTGTTGCGAGAAACCACTGATCAGTTGTTACAACACGATGACGTAAGCGAGTTGAATAAACGCTTGGCGCAGATTGCCCCAAAACTGGCAGAGTCACTCGGCACAGCTCTAACCCCAATATTGCAGTTGAAGGTCTATAGATTATTACTGCGAGAAGGCGTCCCAATTGGCGATATTCGAGCCATCGCGACCACATTGGTGGAAAGCGCTGACAACAGTAAAGAGCCGATCTTATTAGTAGCGGATGTGCGTTGTGCCCTCCGAGCTAACATCGTTAGTCAAATCGCTGGTTCAAACAAAGAGTTACAAGTAACCACACTTGCTCCAGCCTTAGAGCAAGCACTACTGGCAGGTCTAAACCATGCTCAGAAGGCTGGAAAAGTAAGCCTTGATAGCTTCCCAGTTGATCAAAAAACACTGCAAAAACTTCAGCAACAAATGCCAGAATTGCTTAAGCAAAATCAGCAACAAGCGCCAATTTTGCTGGTATCACCGCAGCTTAGGCCGCTGATTTCTCGATACGCACTGGCCTTCGCTAAGGGCGTTCACGTGCTGTCCTATAATGAGATTCCTGAGGATCGAAACTTGCTCAACCAAGCGCAGATAAATTAA
- a CDS encoding GNAT family N-acetyltransferase encodes MGINKPRIITDNDSTASFSCGVASLDVWLRQQALRSNARGTAKTYVVTDSQTEEVVGYYAIAMGSVSRSSAFSSLKRNSPDPIPMVVLARSAVDARYQGQGVAIGLLKDCMLRSVAAMEVVGGAGILVHAVDDQARNFYTKFGFRESPIDRLVLMIRSCDLVASLKK; translated from the coding sequence TTGGGAATAAACAAACCTCGCATCATTACCGACAATGATAGCACTGCCTCGTTTAGTTGCGGTGTAGCCTCTCTGGACGTTTGGCTTCGGCAACAGGCTTTAAGAAGCAATGCTCGCGGGACCGCCAAAACATATGTTGTCACAGACAGCCAAACGGAAGAAGTTGTGGGCTACTACGCGATCGCAATGGGATCGGTATCAAGAAGCTCAGCGTTCAGTTCCTTAAAGCGCAATAGCCCTGATCCCATCCCTATGGTTGTGCTAGCAAGGTCAGCGGTAGATGCGCGTTATCAAGGTCAAGGTGTCGCGATTGGACTGCTCAAAGACTGTATGTTGCGCTCAGTAGCCGCAATGGAGGTTGTTGGTGGTGCAGGAATTTTGGTTCATGCAGTCGATGATCAAGCACGAAACTTTTACACTAAGTTTGGCTTCAGAGAATCCCCTATCGACAGACTTGTATTGATGATAAGAAGCTGCGATTTAGTAGCCTCGTTAAAGAAGTGA
- a CDS encoding DUF1778 domain-containing protein — MATKSAAINMRVLPSVREVIDAAASLQSMDRTVFIQQAALNEAYKVLADQKDFKLEQRAFEAFETALDEPAKVSEGVQDLFQRKSPWE, encoded by the coding sequence TCAGCTGCTATCAACATGCGAGTGCTACCATCCGTGCGCGAAGTGATTGACGCAGCTGCATCCTTGCAGAGCATGGATCGAACCGTCTTTATCCAACAGGCCGCATTAAACGAAGCGTATAAGGTGCTAGCAGATCAAAAAGACTTCAAGTTGGAACAAAGAGCATTTGAAGCATTTGAAACTGCATTGGATGAACCTGCAAAAGTTAGCGAAGGCGTACAGGATCTATTTCAGAGGAAAAGTCCTTGGGAATAA